From one Pempheris klunzingeri isolate RE-2024b chromosome 9, fPemKlu1.hap1, whole genome shotgun sequence genomic stretch:
- the mtnr1al gene encoding melatonin receptor type 1A-like yields the protein MLNGPTPGDHDPMGLVDPRHLPQLMSLKDHEPTMAEGTLEPRNSTPVLEEGVPGEQHQSFPWVVTLLAAVLITTIVVDVIGNLLVIVSVFRNRKLRKAGNAFVVSLALADLVVAIYPYPLVLTAIFHDGWIAGYIHCQISGFLMGLSVIGSIFNITGIAINRYCYICHSLKYDKLFSNSNTMCYVVLVWALTILAIVPNWFVESLQYDPRVYSCTFAQSVSSLYTITVVVVHFILPISIVTYCYLRIWILVIQVRRRVKPDSRPKIKPHDLRNFLTMFVVFVLFAVCWAPLNLIGLAVALDSRLSRAIPEWLFTASYFMAYFNSCLNAVVYGVLNHNFRKEYKRIVLIIFKFHC from the exons ATGCTGAATGGACCGACCCCTGGAGACCACGACCCGATGGGACTTGTCGATCCAAGGCACCTCCCACAACTGATGTCCCTGAAGGACCATGAGCCCACCATGGCGGAGGGGACCCTGGAGCCCCGCAACTCAACGCCGGTATTGGAGGAGGGGGTCCCGGGAGAGCAGCACCAGTCCTTCCCCTGGGTGGTGACCCTGCTGGCCGCCGtcctcatcaccaccatcgTGGTGGACGTGATCGGGAACCTGCTGGTCATCGTGTCCGTGTTCAGGAACCGGAAACTCAGGAAAGCAG GAAACGCCTTCGTTGTGAGCCTGGCTCTCGCTGACTTGGTAGTGGCCATCTATCCCTACCCGCTGGTCCTGACCGCCATTTTCCACGACGGCTGGATCGCCGGCTACATCCACTGTCAGATCAGCGGTTTCCTGATGGGCCTCAGCGTCATCGGCTCCATCTTCAACATCACAGGCATCGCCATCAATCGCTACTGCTACATCTGCCACAGCCTCAAGTACGACAAGCTCTTCTCCAACAGCAACACCATGTGCTACGTGGTTCTGGTCTGGGCACTCACCATCCTCGCCATCGTGCCCAACTGGTTCGTGGAGTCGCTGCAGTACGACCCGCGGGTGTACTCCTGCACCTTCGCCCAGTCGGTCAGCTCGCTGTACACCATcacggtggtggtggtgcactTCATCCTGCCCATCAGCATCGTCACCTACTGCTACCTGCGCATCTGGATCCTCGTCATCCAGGTGAGGCGGAGGGTCAAGCCGGACTCGCGGCCAAAGATTAAGCCGCACGACCTCCGTAATTTCCTCACcatgtttgtggtgtttgtgctgtttgccGTGTGCTGGGCACCGCTGAACCTGATTGGCCTGGCAGTGGCGCTGGACTCCAGGCTGAGCCGGGCAATACCCGAGTGGCTGTTCACAGCCAGCTACTTCATGGCGTATttcaacagctgcctcaacgCCGTCGTCTACGGCGTCCTGAACCACAACTTCAGGAAGGAGTACAAGAGGATCGTCCTGATCATCTTCAAGTTCCACTGCTGA